In Myxococcus stipitatus, the following are encoded in one genomic region:
- a CDS encoding Hint domain-containing protein, whose amino-acid sequence MSRMRRYLVMGSTACLAFLSGCTSSPQGEQLTNAGRTMQGVGDARRLSKAEWNAYRADEGYLHSIAKPDVRVRLNFADPAQYRFAVARLRLAGKTPENSPYLFQALEQRQKDHLSQGLAAGSFASEEPRGLATSADRKEMHLIEAANAGETTPEPNDGIGVARSTFPGGSYYTYTDTNFTDASGNPLGDLKFIEEYDGGKDLPIATTGNLSLTTQGRYRVSSYKVEDSVEGFKDSYIFSEFGAPAGITSSRPVFSQLLVYAPVDTVLNDGLISVCLNRTWTQDCDYDLTGTPQAVKLPLKGQMSLTSEHLFDAAKITQFKTDLNAGTPTYDVGHLKLILTNAGGGCDVTDGNLIEAKMSQFWRGANLSPDKKTFSWDLTGANSAFFDDGCRQVQNEVKLSLRIVLPVVASVGGQTYQSSVTLASPDPRFPRPDYTFKKITVTNSCLAAGTEIELAEGQVAPVESVKAGDRVRNPHKPSLTVMDTAVGTETVPMVRIRNDAGRSLLMTEMHPIQVMARGMVQARNLKTGDVVMTKTGPSKLVEVSREAYAGKVYNVKVGSDAEKLALGADQTVVYANGFVVGDGQIQAKYESIAMTQQNPNVLATLPARWHRDYAMSAKRK is encoded by the coding sequence ATGTCACGAATGCGTCGTTATCTGGTGATGGGTAGCACCGCCTGCCTGGCCTTCTTGTCGGGTTGCACCTCCAGTCCCCAGGGAGAGCAGCTCACCAACGCGGGGCGCACGATGCAGGGCGTGGGAGATGCCCGACGCCTCAGCAAGGCCGAGTGGAACGCCTACCGGGCGGACGAAGGCTACCTGCACAGCATCGCCAAGCCGGATGTCCGCGTCCGGCTGAACTTCGCGGACCCGGCGCAGTACCGCTTCGCCGTGGCGCGCCTGAGGCTCGCGGGCAAGACGCCGGAGAACTCGCCGTACCTGTTCCAGGCGTTGGAGCAGCGCCAGAAGGACCACCTGAGCCAGGGCCTGGCTGCGGGTAGCTTCGCGTCCGAGGAGCCCCGGGGGCTGGCCACGTCCGCGGACCGCAAGGAGATGCACCTCATCGAGGCGGCCAACGCGGGTGAGACCACGCCCGAGCCCAACGACGGCATCGGCGTCGCGCGCTCCACCTTCCCGGGTGGCAGCTACTACACGTACACGGACACCAACTTCACCGACGCGTCCGGCAACCCGCTGGGCGACCTCAAGTTCATCGAGGAGTACGACGGCGGCAAGGACCTCCCCATCGCGACCACGGGCAACCTGTCGCTGACGACCCAGGGCCGCTACCGCGTGTCCTCCTACAAGGTCGAGGACTCCGTCGAGGGGTTCAAGGACTCGTACATCTTCTCGGAGTTCGGCGCCCCCGCCGGCATCACGTCGTCGCGGCCGGTGTTCTCCCAGCTGCTCGTGTACGCGCCCGTGGACACGGTGCTGAACGACGGCCTCATCTCCGTGTGCCTCAACCGCACGTGGACCCAGGACTGCGACTACGACCTGACCGGCACGCCCCAGGCCGTGAAGCTGCCCTTGAAGGGGCAGATGTCCCTCACGTCCGAGCACCTCTTCGACGCGGCGAAAATCACCCAGTTCAAGACCGACCTGAACGCGGGCACGCCCACGTATGACGTGGGCCACCTCAAGCTCATCCTCACCAACGCCGGTGGGGGTTGCGACGTCACGGACGGCAACCTCATCGAGGCGAAGATGAGCCAGTTCTGGAGGGGCGCCAACCTGAGCCCCGACAAGAAGACCTTCTCGTGGGACCTGACGGGCGCGAACTCGGCCTTCTTCGACGATGGCTGCCGCCAGGTGCAGAACGAGGTGAAGCTGTCGCTGCGCATCGTCCTGCCCGTCGTCGCCTCGGTGGGCGGACAGACGTACCAGTCCTCCGTCACCCTCGCGAGCCCCGACCCGCGCTTCCCCCGGCCGGACTACACGTTCAAGAAAATCACCGTCACCAACAGCTGTCTGGCGGCGGGCACCGAAATCGAACTCGCCGAGGGCCAGGTGGCCCCGGTGGAGTCGGTCAAGGCCGGCGACCGCGTGCGCAACCCGCACAAGCCCTCGCTCACCGTCATGGACACCGCCGTGGGCACCGAGACGGTCCCCATGGTGCGCATCCGCAACGACGCGGGGCGCAGCCTGCTGATGACGGAGATGCACCCCATCCAGGTGATGGCGCGCGGCATGGTGCAGGCGCGCAACCTGAAGACGGGCGACGTGGTGATGACCAAGACGGGCCCCAGCAAGCTCGTGGAGGTCAGCCGCGAGGCGTATGCCGGCAAGGTCTACAACGTGAAGGTCGGCTCGGACGCGGAGAAGCTGGCGCTCGGCGCGGACCAGACCGTCGTCTACGCCAACGGCTTCGTCGTGGGTGATGGCCAGATTCAGGCGAAGTACGAGTCCATCGCCATGACGCAGCAGAACCCCAACGTGCTGGCGACGCTGCCGGCCAGGTGGCACCGCGACTACGCGATGTCCGCGAAGCGCAAGTAG
- a CDS encoding S8 family serine peptidase — MRQHPSLAHRARAVTLRTLSLLGALALGGSACTEQPPPDAPASDGVEGVELAKLHRAPESVRVPGEYVVVFTQGISGGALTSAADTLARAGGANALLHRYSLIPGFTARLDDTQLDRLRRDPGVAYIEENRHVWLQSAVPSPSDGIDRVDQRQGRDGQYNDYENTGAGVHVYVLDTGLNTEHSEFTGRVGSFASFVFDGFGVEDCHGHGTHVASTAVGTQYGMAKQATLHPVRILNCIGRATWGTIIAGMDFVRTDCPRQDGPCVANLSLSGEFFQPVNQAAAALVDAGITVVTAAGNSNINACNESPGSEPKVINVGAVDDNDKRAFFSNWGPCVDLFAPGVSILGAWSGDAVATNIDDGTSMAAPHVAGAVAQYLGGHRGATPAQVSVNLLGAASLGCVDDLQGSPNSLLFSDLSQGNYQCVADPNSCKGLCGGAATGCFCDPTCLEFNDCCPDFQQVCQ, encoded by the coding sequence ATGCGGCAACATCCAAGCCTCGCCCACCGCGCTCGCGCCGTGACGTTGCGAACCCTGTCCCTGCTGGGCGCGCTCGCGCTGGGCGGCAGCGCCTGCACGGAGCAGCCCCCACCGGACGCGCCGGCGTCCGACGGCGTCGAAGGCGTGGAGCTCGCGAAGCTCCACCGCGCGCCCGAGTCCGTGCGTGTGCCCGGTGAATATGTCGTGGTCTTCACCCAGGGAATCTCAGGTGGAGCGCTCACGTCCGCGGCGGACACCCTCGCCCGCGCGGGCGGAGCCAACGCGCTGTTGCACCGCTACTCCCTCATCCCGGGCTTCACCGCGCGCCTGGATGACACGCAGCTCGACCGGCTGCGCCGGGACCCGGGCGTGGCGTACATCGAGGAGAACCGGCACGTCTGGTTGCAGAGCGCCGTGCCCAGCCCCTCGGATGGCATCGACCGCGTGGACCAGCGCCAGGGGCGCGACGGCCAGTACAACGACTACGAGAACACCGGCGCCGGGGTCCACGTGTACGTGCTCGACACGGGGCTCAACACGGAGCACTCGGAGTTCACCGGACGGGTGGGCTCCTTCGCGTCGTTCGTCTTCGACGGCTTCGGCGTGGAGGACTGTCACGGCCATGGCACCCACGTGGCCAGCACCGCGGTGGGGACGCAATACGGCATGGCGAAGCAGGCCACCCTCCATCCGGTCCGCATCCTCAACTGCATCGGCCGCGCGACGTGGGGCACCATCATCGCGGGCATGGACTTCGTGCGGACCGACTGCCCCCGGCAGGACGGCCCCTGTGTCGCCAACCTGAGCCTCTCCGGTGAGTTCTTCCAGCCCGTCAACCAGGCCGCGGCGGCGCTGGTCGACGCGGGCATCACCGTCGTGACGGCGGCGGGCAACAGCAACATCAACGCCTGCAACGAGTCCCCGGGAAGCGAGCCCAAGGTCATCAACGTGGGCGCCGTCGACGACAACGACAAGCGGGCCTTCTTCTCCAACTGGGGCCCCTGCGTCGACCTCTTCGCGCCCGGCGTGAGCATCCTCGGCGCCTGGTCGGGGGACGCGGTGGCGACGAACATCGACGACGGTACGTCCATGGCCGCCCCGCATGTCGCGGGCGCCGTGGCCCAGTACCTGGGAGGCCACCGAGGGGCCACCCCCGCGCAGGTCTCCGTGAACCTCCTGGGCGCGGCCTCGCTCGGGTGCGTGGATGACCTCCAGGGCTCCCCCAACTCGTTGCTCTTCAGCGACTTGAGCCAGGGCAACTACCAATGTGTCGCCGACCCCAACAGCTGCAAGGGATTGTGCGGCGGAGCGGCGACGGGCTGCTTCTGCGACCCGACGTGCCTGGAGTTCAACGACTGCTGCCCCGACTTCCAGCAAGTCTGTCAGTGA
- a CDS encoding sigma-70 family RNA polymerase sigma factor has product MVARREGGLAFAPLFLAHAGCRGLRDNAPEGLEPLLVRFWRAGSERWPDIALAPDTFIRHLALHFPRRSTPDEWESLLTQFVPGDLYLACACAQSIPAALAAFERQHMAGVGSALAHMRLPSAVVDEIRQRVRERLLVRTDTAPRIAEYSGRGTLSNWVRVVSLRTALSLLRKPQEEGSLSDALLELVPSPDADPEVETIQRRYQDEFRRALEDAFAILPSEHRYLLRLHFVDRLSTTRLAPLFNVNQSTVSRWLQSAQQAVHDETRRLLMERLDLSSQEFTSLLRTVESHIHLSLSRILNETIHPK; this is encoded by the coding sequence GTGGTGGCCAGGAGGGAGGGGGGATTGGCGTTCGCACCGTTATTTCTCGCGCATGCGGGCTGCCGTGGCTTGAGGGACAACGCCCCGGAAGGCCTCGAACCTCTCCTGGTCCGCTTCTGGCGAGCGGGCTCTGAGCGATGGCCAGACATTGCCCTGGCACCTGATACCTTCATCCGTCATCTCGCCCTGCACTTTCCTCGGCGCTCCACTCCGGATGAATGGGAGTCATTGCTTACCCAGTTCGTCCCCGGAGACCTGTATCTGGCGTGTGCTTGCGCGCAGAGCATTCCCGCCGCGCTCGCCGCCTTTGAACGGCAGCACATGGCGGGGGTGGGCTCGGCGCTGGCGCACATGCGGCTGCCCTCCGCGGTGGTGGATGAGATCCGCCAGCGCGTGAGGGAGCGGCTGCTGGTCCGCACCGACACCGCGCCACGCATCGCGGAGTACTCAGGGCGAGGAACCCTCTCCAACTGGGTGCGGGTCGTCTCGCTGCGCACGGCGCTGAGCCTGCTGAGAAAGCCTCAGGAGGAAGGCTCGCTCAGCGACGCCCTCCTGGAGCTGGTGCCCTCCCCAGACGCGGACCCCGAGGTGGAGACCATCCAGCGGCGCTACCAGGACGAGTTCCGCCGCGCCCTCGAGGATGCCTTCGCCATCCTCCCCAGCGAGCACCGCTACCTCTTGCGGCTGCACTTCGTGGACCGGCTCTCCACCACTCGGCTGGCCCCCCTTTTCAATGTCAACCAGTCCACGGTCTCCCGGTGGCTCCAGAGCGCCCAGCAGGCCGTCCACGACGAGACGCGACGACTCCTCATGGAGCGGCTGGACCTCTCGTCACAGGAGTTCACCAGCCTGCTCCGCACCGTCGAAAGCCACATCCATCTCAGCCTCAGCCGCATTCTCAATGAAACTATTCACCCAAAGTGA
- a CDS encoding serine/threonine-protein kinase, whose translation MVSLLEGRLEMGARVHLHHHAAECPACRALLVAAVRSDGVPSGTALENQEATWRGLVPGESWKPPTQLDEFRLVRLLGRGGMGAVYLAHDTSLDRLVALKLSVALQPDTRTVASFAVEARAIARIKHPNVVTVFRAGEVQGRPYLVYEYVEGKSLAELRLPLPWRYVLDIAVGLARGLRAAHQRGVLHRDLKPGNAILDTDGTVKLLDFGLAAFVEADLLTPRGVSGVVGTPRYLAPELWSGAEATPQSDLYALGLLLYELCTGTLPRTPGPLSRLSGATEPLGWSGALLERAPGIDPEFAQAIERCLAEDPLQRFVRAEALCGVLERLGGGPVDAAFAAARSEHGARTWGAHHTL comes from the coding sequence GTGGTGTCACTTCTGGAAGGGAGGTTGGAGATGGGGGCTCGGGTCCATCTCCACCATCACGCGGCCGAGTGCCCCGCGTGCCGTGCGCTCCTGGTCGCCGCCGTGAGGAGCGACGGCGTCCCGTCCGGTACGGCGCTGGAGAACCAGGAGGCCACGTGGCGGGGGCTCGTCCCCGGTGAGAGCTGGAAGCCGCCCACGCAGCTGGATGAGTTCCGGCTGGTGCGGCTGTTGGGCCGAGGCGGCATGGGCGCCGTCTACCTGGCGCATGACACGTCGTTGGACCGGCTGGTGGCGTTGAAGCTGAGCGTCGCGCTCCAGCCGGACACGCGCACGGTGGCGAGCTTCGCCGTGGAGGCGCGAGCGATTGCGCGTATCAAGCACCCCAACGTGGTCACCGTGTTCCGGGCCGGAGAGGTCCAAGGGCGGCCGTATCTGGTCTACGAATATGTCGAGGGCAAGAGCCTGGCGGAGCTGCGCCTGCCGTTGCCGTGGCGGTACGTGTTGGACATCGCGGTGGGGCTGGCGCGAGGACTGAGGGCGGCGCACCAGCGCGGGGTGTTGCACCGGGACTTGAAGCCGGGCAACGCCATCCTGGATACGGATGGCACCGTCAAGTTGCTCGACTTCGGGCTCGCCGCGTTCGTCGAGGCGGATCTCCTGACGCCCAGGGGGGTGTCCGGGGTGGTGGGGACACCGCGCTACCTGGCGCCCGAACTCTGGTCCGGCGCGGAGGCGACGCCTCAGAGCGACCTCTATGCGCTGGGGCTGCTCTTGTACGAGCTGTGCACGGGGACGCTGCCCCGCACCCCAGGCCCGCTGTCCCGGCTGTCCGGCGCCACGGAGCCCCTGGGCTGGAGCGGGGCGCTGCTGGAGCGTGCTCCTGGCATCGACCCGGAGTTCGCCCAGGCCATCGAGCGGTGCCTCGCGGAGGACCCGCTGCAGCGCTTCGTCAGGGCGGAGGCGCTGTGTGGTGTGTTGGAGCGGCTGGGTGGCGGACCCGTGGACGCGGCGTTCGCCGCCGCCAGGTCCGAGCACGGGGCGCGGACCTGGGGGGCGCACCACACGCTGTAG
- a CDS encoding SpoVR family protein, translating to MPKSLTPRLAALRDEIHGYAKEFGLDFFDTVFEMVSYDEMNMVAAYGGFPTRYPHWRWGMEYEQLAKGYEYGLSKIYELVINNDPCYAYLMESNPEVDQKLVMAHVYGHCDFFKNNFSFRHTNRRMIDEMANHATRVRRWVDKIGVEKVEDFIDRTLSLENLIDQHSPHIRRNPDPRRAEDELKANERVEGFKVGREYMRGYINPSEFLDSQRKKVEEEKQRAKKFPERPQRDVLLFLLEEAPLEPWESDILAILREEAHYFAPQGQTKIMNEGWASYWHSTIMTRRALRDDEIIDYADHHSGTMGTRPGAINPYKLGIELWRDIEERWNKGRFGKEWDECDDLRARRSWDKKLGAGREKIFEVRKHYNDITFIDTFLTPEFAMEQKLFVYGFNDKRNSWEILDREFRKVKSKLLQGLTNFGQPIIEVVDGNHENRGELLLAHKHDGQDLKGDYARETLRNLQSLWRRPVNIITRYDNKGMMLRFDGATHTEKKVEL from the coding sequence ATGCCCAAGAGCCTCACACCCCGTCTCGCCGCCTTGAGGGACGAAATCCACGGCTATGCGAAGGAGTTCGGCCTGGACTTCTTCGACACCGTCTTCGAGATGGTGTCCTACGACGAGATGAACATGGTGGCCGCCTACGGCGGCTTTCCCACCCGCTATCCCCACTGGCGCTGGGGCATGGAGTACGAGCAGCTCGCCAAGGGCTACGAGTACGGGCTGAGCAAAATCTACGAGCTCGTCATCAACAATGACCCCTGCTACGCCTACTTGATGGAGAGCAATCCGGAGGTGGACCAGAAGCTGGTCATGGCCCACGTGTACGGACACTGCGACTTCTTCAAGAACAACTTCTCCTTCCGGCACACCAACCGGCGGATGATTGATGAGATGGCCAACCACGCCACCCGCGTGCGGCGGTGGGTGGACAAGATTGGCGTGGAGAAGGTCGAGGACTTCATCGACCGCACGCTGAGCCTGGAGAATCTCATCGACCAGCACTCGCCCCACATCCGCCGCAACCCGGACCCCCGGCGCGCGGAGGACGAGCTCAAGGCCAACGAGCGCGTGGAGGGCTTCAAGGTCGGCCGTGAATACATGCGCGGCTACATCAACCCGTCCGAGTTCCTCGACTCCCAACGCAAGAAGGTGGAGGAGGAGAAGCAGCGCGCCAAGAAGTTCCCCGAGCGCCCCCAGCGCGACGTGCTGCTCTTCCTCCTGGAAGAGGCCCCGCTGGAGCCGTGGGAGTCAGACATCCTCGCGATTCTGCGCGAGGAGGCGCACTACTTCGCGCCCCAGGGCCAGACGAAAATCATGAACGAGGGCTGGGCCAGCTACTGGCACTCCACCATCATGACCCGCCGCGCCCTGCGCGATGATGAAATCATCGACTACGCGGACCACCACTCGGGCACCATGGGCACCCGCCCCGGCGCCATCAATCCCTACAAGCTGGGCATCGAGCTGTGGCGCGATATCGAGGAGCGGTGGAACAAGGGCCGCTTCGGCAAGGAGTGGGACGAGTGTGATGACTTGCGCGCCCGCCGCTCCTGGGACAAGAAGCTGGGCGCGGGCCGGGAGAAGATTTTCGAGGTCCGCAAGCACTACAACGACATCACTTTCATCGACACGTTCCTGACGCCTGAGTTCGCGATGGAGCAGAAGCTCTTCGTGTATGGCTTCAATGACAAGCGCAACTCGTGGGAAATCCTGGACCGTGAGTTCCGCAAGGTGAAGAGCAAGCTCTTGCAAGGGCTCACCAACTTCGGCCAGCCCATCATCGAGGTGGTGGACGGCAACCACGAGAACCGGGGTGAGCTCCTGCTCGCGCACAAGCACGACGGACAGGACCTCAAGGGCGACTACGCACGCGAGACGCTCCGCAACCTCCAGTCCCTCTGGCGCCGGCCCGTCAACATCATCACCCGCTACGACAACAAGGGCATGATGCTGCGCTTCGACGGAGCGACCCACACGGAGAAGAAGGTGGAGCTGTAG
- a CDS encoding DUF444 family protein, protein MTLKIHQDHSRFKQIVRGKIKANLRKYVQKGEMIGKKGKDAISIPIPFIDIPRFKYGHKEQGGVGQGDGEVGQQLGPGAVEPGDGHQAGQGEGDHALEVDVTLEELAQILGEELQLPHIERRHNEKIVTQKIRYTGINTTGPESLRHFKRTFKQALRRQIAAGTYDPARPVIIPTREDRRYRSYKLQDLPETNAVIIYMMDVSGSMGDEQKEIVRIESFWLDTWLRHQYKGLEARYIIHDAVAREVDRDTFFHTRESGGTMISSAYKLCRDIIQADYPKSAWNIYPFHFSDGDNWSADDTRQCIEMLRNDVLPNVNQFAYGQVESPYGSGQFIKDLREAVGDTPNVALSEIADKDAIYASIKDFLGKGR, encoded by the coding sequence GTGACCTTGAAGATCCACCAGGACCATTCCCGCTTCAAACAGATTGTCCGCGGGAAAATCAAAGCCAATCTGCGCAAGTACGTGCAGAAGGGGGAGATGATTGGGAAGAAGGGCAAGGATGCCATCAGCATCCCCATTCCCTTCATCGACATTCCCCGCTTCAAGTACGGCCACAAGGAGCAGGGAGGCGTTGGACAAGGGGATGGAGAGGTGGGCCAGCAGCTTGGCCCCGGGGCGGTGGAGCCCGGGGATGGGCACCAGGCCGGCCAGGGAGAGGGAGACCATGCCCTGGAGGTGGACGTCACGCTGGAAGAGCTGGCGCAAATCCTGGGCGAGGAGCTGCAACTCCCCCACATCGAGCGGCGCCACAACGAGAAAATCGTCACCCAGAAGATTCGCTACACCGGCATCAACACCACCGGCCCCGAATCGCTGCGCCACTTCAAGCGCACCTTCAAACAGGCCCTGCGGCGTCAGATTGCCGCCGGCACCTATGACCCCGCGCGCCCGGTCATCATCCCCACGCGCGAGGACCGCCGCTACCGCAGCTACAAGCTCCAGGACCTGCCGGAGACCAACGCGGTCATCATCTACATGATGGACGTGTCCGGCTCCATGGGTGACGAGCAGAAGGAGATCGTCCGCATCGAGAGCTTCTGGTTGGATACGTGGCTGCGCCACCAATACAAGGGCCTGGAGGCGCGCTACATCATCCATGACGCGGTGGCGCGCGAGGTGGACCGCGACACCTTCTTCCACACCCGCGAGTCCGGCGGGACGATGATCTCCAGCGCCTACAAGCTCTGCCGGGACATCATCCAGGCGGATTACCCCAAGAGCGCGTGGAACATCTATCCGTTCCACTTCAGCGACGGCGACAACTGGAGCGCGGACGACACGCGCCAGTGCATTGAAATGCTGCGCAACGACGTGCTGCCCAACGTCAACCAGTTCGCCTACGGCCAGGTGGAATCCCCCTACGGCAGCGGCCAGTTCATCAAGGATTTGCGCGAGGCGGTGGGGGACACGCCCAACGTCGCGCTCAGCGAAATCGCGGACAAGGACGCCATCTACGCCTCCATCAAGGACTTCCTCGGCAAGGGACGCTGA
- a CDS encoding serine protein kinase translates to MRDAEKGSWVSKIAALQDAKTYAELTWEGSFEDYLEIVRKNPKVTRTAFQRIYDMILSHGKTEYIDNKKKLIRYHFFSDEKFGGKDAIFGLDVPLMKLVNVFKSAAQGYGTEKRVILLHGPVGSSKSTIARLLKKGTEDYSKTPEGAAYTFSWTTDKKLPDGTTVKEKMKCPMNEEPLNLVPREWRSKVYGELAPPESGVTIPEGSELCPACRFVFKDLMTQYHGDFARVMDHVRVNRLVFSEKDRVGIGTFQPKDEKNQDSTELTGDINYRKIAEYGSDSDPRAFNFDGEFNIANRGIIEFVEVLKLDVAFLYDLLGASQEHKIKPKKFPQTDIDEVILGHTNEPEYKKLENNEFMEALRDRTVKIDVPYITKLAEEVKIYEKDFNSRAIKGKHIAPHTLEMAAMWAVLTRLEEPKKHNLSLLQKLKLYNGKTLPNFTEDNIKELRKESIREGLEGISPRYIQDKISNALVSDKGEGCINPFMVLNELEAGLKTHSLISTEDARKRMKELLTSVKQEYEDIVKNEVQRAISADEDAIGKLCGNYIDNIKAYTQKEKVKNKYTGLYEEPDERLMRAIEEKIDIPDSRKDDFRREIMNYIGALAVEGKTFNYRTNERLHKALELKLFEDQKDSIKLKNLVSSVVDKETQEKIDLVKDRMMKNYGYCEICSTDVLNFVASIFARGDAKE, encoded by the coding sequence ATGAGGGACGCTGAGAAGGGTTCGTGGGTCTCCAAAATCGCCGCGCTCCAGGACGCGAAGACCTACGCCGAGCTCACCTGGGAAGGTTCCTTCGAGGACTATCTGGAAATCGTCCGGAAGAACCCCAAGGTGACGCGCACCGCCTTCCAGAGGATCTACGACATGATCCTCAGCCACGGGAAGACGGAGTACATCGACAACAAGAAGAAGCTCATCCGCTATCACTTCTTCAGCGACGAGAAGTTCGGCGGCAAGGACGCCATCTTCGGTCTGGACGTTCCGCTGATGAAGCTGGTGAACGTCTTCAAGTCCGCCGCCCAGGGCTACGGCACGGAGAAGCGCGTCATCCTCCTGCACGGCCCCGTGGGCTCGTCCAAGTCCACCATCGCCCGCCTGCTCAAGAAGGGCACGGAGGACTACTCGAAGACGCCCGAGGGCGCCGCGTACACCTTCTCCTGGACCACCGACAAGAAGCTGCCGGACGGCACCACGGTGAAGGAGAAGATGAAGTGCCCCATGAACGAGGAGCCGCTCAACCTGGTGCCCCGCGAGTGGCGCTCCAAGGTCTACGGAGAGCTGGCCCCGCCCGAGTCCGGCGTCACCATCCCGGAAGGCTCGGAGCTGTGCCCCGCGTGCCGCTTCGTCTTCAAGGACCTGATGACCCAGTACCACGGTGACTTCGCCCGGGTGATGGACCACGTGCGCGTCAACCGCCTGGTCTTCAGCGAGAAGGACCGCGTGGGCATCGGCACGTTCCAGCCCAAGGACGAAAAGAACCAGGACTCCACCGAGCTCACCGGCGACATCAACTACCGCAAAATCGCCGAGTACGGCTCCGACTCCGACCCGCGCGCCTTCAACTTCGACGGCGAGTTCAACATCGCCAACCGCGGCATCATCGAGTTCGTCGAGGTCCTCAAGCTGGACGTCGCCTTCCTCTACGATTTGCTCGGCGCGTCGCAGGAACACAAAATCAAACCCAAGAAGTTCCCGCAGACGGACATCGACGAGGTCATCCTCGGCCACACCAACGAGCCCGAGTACAAGAAGCTCGAGAACAACGAGTTCATGGAGGCCCTGAGGGACCGCACCGTCAAGATTGACGTGCCGTACATCACCAAGCTGGCCGAAGAGGTGAAGATCTACGAGAAGGACTTCAACTCACGCGCCATCAAGGGCAAGCACATCGCGCCCCACACGCTGGAGATGGCCGCCATGTGGGCCGTGCTCACGCGCCTGGAAGAGCCCAAGAAGCACAACCTGTCGCTACTCCAGAAGCTCAAGCTCTACAACGGCAAGACGCTCCCCAACTTCACCGAAGACAACATCAAGGAGCTGCGCAAGGAGAGCATCCGCGAGGGCCTGGAGGGCATCTCCCCCCGCTACATCCAGGACAAGATCTCCAACGCCCTGGTGAGCGACAAGGGCGAGGGCTGCATCAACCCCTTCATGGTCCTCAACGAGCTGGAGGCGGGCCTCAAGACACACTCGCTCATCAGCACCGAGGATGCTCGCAAGCGGATGAAGGAGCTGCTCACCTCCGTGAAGCAGGAGTACGAGGACATCGTCAAGAACGAGGTCCAGCGCGCCATCTCCGCCGACGAGGATGCCATCGGCAAGCTGTGCGGCAACTACATCGACAACATCAAGGCCTACACCCAGAAGGAGAAGGTCAAGAACAAGTACACCGGCCTCTACGAGGAGCCGGATGAGCGCTTGATGCGAGCCATCGAGGAGAAGATAGACATCCCCGATAGCCGCAAGGACGACTTCCGCCGCGAAATCATGAACTACATCGGCGCGCTGGCGGTGGAAGGAAAGACCTTCAACTACCGGACGAACGAGCGGCTGCACAAGGCGCTGGAGCTCAAGCTGTTCGAGGACCAGAAGGACAGCATCAAGCTGAAGAACCTGGTCTCATCCGTCGTGGACAAGGAGACCCAGGAGAAGATCGACCTGGTCAAAGACAGGATGATGAAGAACTACGGCTACTGCGAAATCTGCTCCACGGACGTGCTGAACTTCGTGGCCAGCATCTTCGCCCGCGGCGACGCGAAGGAGTAA